A stretch of DNA from Anopheles nili chromosome 2, idAnoNiliSN_F5_01, whole genome shotgun sequence:
GAGCTTGAGCAAATGCCAGTTCTTGGAAGTTAACGTCAGATACGCTATCTGGGGTTCTGCATTGAAGGGCAGCCATAATAGCCTTGAACGTGTGTTCCAAATTCGGCAGTAATTGGGAAATTTGTACCATTTTGCGACAGTTACTGCTGAGATTGACATTTTTGCTCCGTTTGTCTTCTCTACATCATCGTGATTGTTGACTAAGTGATGTTCatcatgctttttttatctctttcagAGAGGACAATCAAATAATCGGATCCTACCTGTCGATACCGAACATCCAGGCACACCACTACGGGCGATACCGGTGCCAGATCGTGTCGGGTAATTCAGCCCAGAAGCTCAATCTGAGCGTCCTGCTATCACCGGTCGAGGTGACGGCCATAACCGACCGACAGCTGTCCGTGTTGGTTTACATCATGGCAACGCTGTtactggtgctggtgctacTGTTCGCGTGGATCTGCCGGACCGTGCAGCAGCgcacgagcagcaaaaaggacaaccgCTGTTCGGCCCAATTTATCGCCACCACCGAACACGAGAGTGTGTAAGAAGCCGGAACCAGCCGCGATGGTACTGATAACATCCCGCAACGCGCAAACGTCTCATTGCAGCAGCGATGGGTTGGGTTCGATTCGGCGAGACTGAATATTGGTTCGGGTGGTAGTAGCACCGGATTCTTTCCGAATTTAAACGAGTTACATTGCAAAAGCGGCGGCACCAACAGACGAGGAGAGCATCCAACTAACAGATTTCGAAGCTGGACGGCCGTTTTTGTAGAATGTTTCTCAACCGATTGTACAGTTTCCAAATGTTCGTGTCTCAATGCACGATGGAAGGGATCGGAAGTTCCATTCAAGTGCCGCTTCACATGTCCCACGTGGATGCATCTAAATGAATGATTTCATTACCAATCTTACGTCTACTTACGGACCCCTCAACGTCGAAACCGATCTCCGAATGTGCATGTATACGACCGACcggcatgtttttttgtatgcttaGTACCCTACGAACTACTGTGTTGCCAACAATGGCATACAACCAGAAAGGTTTTACCGATCAGAATATGCCTCCGAAAGTATTgtgaacgattttttgttttgctaaaaGCAATCATTAGGTTTAATGTCTaacgagaaacaaacaaaaaacatggcTTACAATACAGTATATCGATATCCTTGATGTGCTCTTTGCAGGTTTGCTAGTACATTCCTGGACACTGCTGACCTTTTTCAAATGTACCAATCAAACAGGCCTATGCAGTGAAGAAGTGAAATAAACTACTGCAGGATAAATAGCTACAAAATCACAGAAAACATAAGGTCCAAAGGAACCACTATACAGAGCAGAATCAATCGAGCTAACAGTAGCAATAATCAAAAGAAGCACCCACGATTACTCTACCACGGCTATTACTTCGTATCGGAAACTCCCCTCAATGTCCGTGGATCGAAAGGAGGAACAGAGAATCCTGTACAACTACCACTAAAAGAATGAGCGCTATAGCTATATTAGTATTTGGAGATGTGTCTAATATTACGTGTTTATGTACAAAAGCTTAGAGCGGGTATTAGTAAAGGCtggtagaaaagaaaacgcttgATACGGGGGGCCGGTGTGCCGGGCGCAAAAGGACATGTTTGCTGCGGCCCTCAGGGTCAGACAGAACGCGTAACGTAAGCGCAACACACTTGTGAGACTAGTGATTAATGTAATACTGAAGCATTGGCGTATTAGCCCAGAGAGATGTCGGAAATGAGTTAGATAAGCTTAGTATACTATACTGCCGATGGTGGTAAGTACGCGAACGTGCGTGGTGATCGCTTAATTTAAtgacattatttatttatacggCCCCCTAAACCAGGAGACAGTGACTAATTATTGTATAGACTATATTGTAAATTATCGTAATTCACGCGAGGAAACGTGACACTTGAGAAATATCTTTCCTCCCGTATCGTAACTACTTGTGAAGGGAATCAAATGTTATTCTTAAAATATCGCACAACAGAACAGTAACAATTCACGTAACGTGTATTGATCTTCAAACGATCTACTTTCTAGTACGTTGCTTTATATCTTCGATCCCTTCATCGTTAACAGGGCGACCACGAACAAGCAGTTTCATGTACGAATTAGCAATTACTTGGTGTTGCTATGATGAGGCGCAACTAATGCCAAACAATAGCCAGGATCTCGCACCAGAAGTAGGTTCAATGCGAAGGAAACGTTTGGCAACGAAGATCGAAGAACGCCTTGACGACGTTGCAAGTGATAGGCTACGCGCTGCACGAACAGTTCGTGTCGCCCGAGCATGACGGAGGAGAACAGGTTCTAGTGGTGCAGTATTGTACAGGGAACGGTAACGAATTTAATTATCCTTGCATGTATTTGCGATGAAAAGGACGCGCCTCCTGTGAAGACTAATATTTACATGTTACGAAACAACACACTGCACAGCGCAGTAGTAAAACCCACAGTACACGCCAACAGTCCGCGAGATGGTTCTAGTTCTCTCGCTGGATTCGACGTCTTGGCTGATGGTACTTGTCGTTAGGTTAGTACGTATTCACATCTGTAGATTCATCCTTATGCATACATAACCGAGATAAGTTTAAAGTGAAATAAACTCATTACCATCGTCGTACACCGACCATGCTTATAACATCAACGATAAGCCGCTGGAGTACGGACTGTAATTTGATTTTGTAGAAGGgataatttgttaaaaaatcaCACTTTTCTCTTTGTGTAGTTTATGGATTTGTTATTACAGGGTAAACTATGTCAATGCATTCAGTATCTTCGATGATTAAGACGGTCAGTAAATGCATggtaaaataattatattGAAGGATGTTCTGGTTCGGATCATTCATTCctcatttatttcgtttgcttttagGATAAAGTTTTAAAAGTTCCTAACaggtaaaataatttgtttttattcatattACAAATAATAGTTCAAACATTAACGTTGAAATAAGTTATTCTACAGACGGGATTCGAAAACGGTCGCGGATCGGATTGCTCCTAAATTCAAAATGTGACATTTGCCACATCCCATCTGACGTTTGATAAGTCAAAGTACGTGCGGGTTTACAATTGTTTTGGTTGTTCGCTACGACGAAGTTACAGTCTCGCTTCTCGTAAGCACAAAAGTAGAGAAAAACGTGTTGTTTGGATTAAATATACTGCTAAGTCCGATAAAAAGGTATGTATAGAACCAGTTGTAATGAGAAAATTGTTCGCAGCTTGACAGAGATGTTGTTTTCTAGCGAAAACAAGCGCTATACAACTGAGAGCTGAACATATTGCGGCGGTATCAGCTACAACTTAACGTTTGATctcattgtttttgatttattgcagTGTACGAGCATGCTGCTGAAGTAATACTAGCGTTGACAATAATCATCGAATCTCGCTGAAGCACATCATGCTGCAATAAAATCATCCGGGCTCCGTACGTCGACATATGGTACCCACACGACGAACCGTACCGCGTTGCTCTTGGTAACGTATTTAGGTTAGAGGATCCGGTACTTATTGGGCTCGGCGAGTCACAGGCCATGTAGCAGAGGCCACCGCGCTCGGTACGGCTCGATCAAACAACACCCAACGGCTGTGAaatgttttgctgtttgaagAGCTGCCTCAACGGGGTGCTGCCGGCGCAGTCAGTTCCCTTcacgaaaaccacccccaacccgGTCCAGCTGGATGTGACGCACATGGGTAAGCTGCACAAACCATTCCCAATAGCCAAGAGATTGTGTTTTATAATACCTtgtattggtttttttatCCATTCCCAGGTCATGAAGTCGTCATCATTAAGAACGGGCTGCGAGCATGCGGAACCGGGGGCGTTCTGGCGAATGCACCACTCGTACAATCCAAGTCGTACTTCGAGGTGAAGCTGCAACAATCGGGCCACTGGTCTATCGGACTGGCAACACAGCAAACCGATCTGAACCAGTCCGTTGGTGGAAAAGATCGCGAATCGTGGTGTCTCAACTCGAACCATCTGGTGCTGCACGGAGGAGATGTCGTTTATCGATTGGACGCCAGCAAGGGCAGCGGTCCAAATGGCGGCCAGAACTCGCCCAGCCACCCAGCCAGCGCAGTTCCGGTGCCCGTCGATCTAACGCCTACGTCGGCACCAGTATTTCCGGCTGCACCAGGGAGTACCGCTGCCGTAGC
This window harbors:
- the LOC128730984 gene encoding SPRY domain-containing protein 7 produces the protein MFCCLKSCLNGVLPAQSVPFTKTTPNPVQLDVTHMGHEVVIIKNGLRACGTGGVLANAPLVQSKSYFEVKLQQSGHWSIGLATQQTDLNQSVGGKDRESWCLNSNHLVLHGGDVVYRLDASKGSGPNGGQNSPSHPASAVPVPVDLTPTSAPVFPAAPGSTAAVASADSGLPQEGDTIGVAYDHVELNFYLNGKNLNVPVLNVRGTVHPCLFVDDGAILDIVLDNFAFGPPPGFERILIEQSLL